From Amphiprion ocellaris isolate individual 3 ecotype Okinawa chromosome 10, ASM2253959v1, whole genome shotgun sequence, one genomic window encodes:
- the cavin4a gene encoding caveolae-associated protein 4a translates to MDQHRYRTAGVQEKLEIVGVEDEAGNPISALTILSLLERVAGIIDNVQSCQQRMEERQLDLESNIKSIQGDVLKLAKDHTDTSGTVEKLLQKTRKVSANVKEVRTRVEKQNVRVKKVETTQDELLTRNKFRVVIYQGETEIPSVAVTKSPKGAGLEGVEIEPDSYDVPADLSSDEEYLSVEEADSSRAARIKKSMVKSTETIKAAFSKENMSKTKDNLGTKFHNLGEKVMPPERREKMHQAGERLKQSGERLKDNIAKKAPSKETFRIKLKKERAVAEGQEGAEAEAKDKELAGGVAYTEVAMETKREGPVEEAGATRIAE, encoded by the exons ATGGATCAGCACAGGTATCGCACGGCGGGCGTTCAGGAGAAGCTGGAGATCGTCggggtggaggacgaggctgggAACCCCATCAGCGCCCTGACCATCCTATCACTGCTGGAGCGAGTAGCCGGCATCATCGATAACGTCCAGTCCTGCCAGCAGCGCATGGAGGAGCGTCAGCTGGACCTGGAGAGCAACATCAAGAGCATCCAGGGCGACGTCCTGAAGCTGGCCAAGGACCACACCGACACCAGCGGCACCGTGGAGAAGCTCCTGCAGAAGACCCGCAAGGTCAGCGCCAACGTCAAGGAGGTCCGGACGCGTGTCGAGAAGCAGAACGTTCGGGTGAAGAAGGTGGAGACGACTCAGGATGAGCTGCTCACCAGAAACAAGTTCAGAGTCGTCATCTACCAG GGGGAGACGGAGATCCCATCAGTAGCCGTCACCAAGTCCCCCAAAGGAGCTGGTCTGGAGGGGGTGGAGATCGAACCCGACTCCTACGACGTCCCGGCCGACCTCTCCTCCGATGAGGAGTACCTGAGCGTGGAGGAGGCCGACTCCTCGCGAGCCGCCCGCATCAAGAAGTCCATGGTGAAGAGCACGGAGACCATTAAGGCCGCCTTCTCCAAGGAGAACATGAGCAAAACCAAAGACAACCTGGGCACCAAGTTCCACAACCTGGGCGAGAAGGTGATGCCGCCAGAGCGCCGGGAGAAGATGCATCAGGCCGGCGAGCGGCTGAAGCAGTCCGGCGAGCGGCTCAAGGACAACATCGCCAAGAAAGCTCCAAGCAAAGAGACCTTCCGCatcaagctgaagaaggagaGGGCCGTCGCCGAGGGCCAGGAGGGCGCCGAGGCCGAGGCCAAGGACAAGGAGttggcggggggcgtggcctacaCTGaagttgccatggaaaccaagAGGGAGGGGCCGGTGGAGGAGGCCGGCGCTACCCGGATAGCAGAGTAA